A window of the Melospiza melodia melodia isolate bMelMel2 chromosome 25, bMelMel2.pri, whole genome shotgun sequence genome harbors these coding sequences:
- the NHLH1 gene encoding helix-loop-helix protein 1 — MLNSEPPSLSIPSSRPDPAPSPAAAAGSGAGSGAGTGSAAEPPPRTEPLSRAEPLTREERRRRRRATAKYRTAHATRERIRVEAFNVAFAELRRLLPTLPPDKKLSKIEILRLAICYISYLNHVLDV; from the coding sequence ATGCTGAACTCTGAGCCCCCGTccctctccatcccctcatcccgcCCCGACCCCGCTCCCTccccggccgccgctgccggttCCGGTGCCGGTTCCGGTGCCGGTACCGGCTCCGCCGCGGAGCCCCCGCCCCGCACGGAGCCCCTGAGCCGCGCGGAGCCCCTGACTCGCGAGGAGCGGCGGCGCCGGCGCCGGGCCACGGCCAAGTACCGCACGGCGCACGCCACCCGCGAGCGCATCCGCGTCGAGGCCTTCAACGTGGCCTTCGCCGAGCTGCGGcgcctgctgcccacgctgcccccGGACAAGAAACTGTCCAAGATCGAGATCCTGCGCCTGGCCATCTGCTACATCTCCTACCTGAACCACGTCCTGGACGTGTGA